In Pseudobacter ginsenosidimutans, the following are encoded in one genomic region:
- a CDS encoding RNA polymerase sigma factor, with amino-acid sequence MNQDQYAHITDQELLGKYYAERNNYWLGLLLQRYTMLLFGVCMKYLKNEEEARDGVQQVFLKVIQELPKYKVDYFKSWLYMVAKNYCLMKLRSKNGKTTEIKETMVATPAEDSSMQNHLEKDRQLELMSESLDELSKEQKLCVTLFYLDKKSYQEIAGQTGFSMMQVKSYIQNGKRNLKINMEKKLKH; translated from the coding sequence GTGAACCAGGATCAATATGCACATATCACAGACCAGGAATTACTCGGAAAATACTACGCCGAGCGAAACAACTATTGGCTGGGATTGCTCCTGCAAAGGTATACCATGCTGCTCTTCGGTGTGTGCATGAAATACCTGAAGAATGAAGAAGAAGCCCGCGATGGCGTACAGCAGGTATTCTTGAAAGTGATACAGGAACTGCCGAAATACAAGGTGGACTATTTCAAATCCTGGCTCTACATGGTTGCCAAGAATTATTGTCTCATGAAACTGCGTTCCAAAAACGGCAAGACCACCGAGATCAAAGAGACCATGGTGGCCACTCCCGCGGAAGACAGCAGCATGCAGAACCACCTGGAAAAAGACCGTCAGCTGGAATTGATGAGCGAATCCCTGGATGAACTCAGCAAAGAGCAAAAACTCTGCGTAACTTTGTTCTATCTCGACAAAAAGAGCTACCAGGAGATCGCCGGGCAAACAGGCTTTTCCATGATGCAGGTGAAAAGCTATATCCAGAACGGAAAGCGCAACCTGAAAATAAACATGGAAAAGAAACTAAAACATTAG